The following proteins come from a genomic window of Miscanthus floridulus cultivar M001 chromosome 2, ASM1932011v1, whole genome shotgun sequence:
- the LOC136539055 gene encoding beta-glucuronosyltransferase GlcAT14A-like, with protein sequence MVMRARAMGLSSIRREVLVSAVFTALLVASILLLPSLLLTGSTGGPARRWPFLSPSTAAAEGEEQEQEQARYPVRFAYLISASTGDASRAARLLAALYHPANTYLVHLDREAPAEEHRRLAELVSGRGVYARAGNVWIVGRPNLVTYRGPTMLTTTLHAVAVLLRLRRRWDWFINLSAADYPLVTQDDLMEAFAGLPRDLNFIQHTSHLGWKIKKRARPVILDTALYEDGRAELIRPVNITTNLRRLPTAFKLYTGSAWTMLSRSFAEYVTMGWDNLPRTLLLYHANIISSPEFYFQTVACNSRRFRNATVNHDLHYIRWDTPPKQHPLYLTARDYRRMLLSGAAFARKFREGDPVLDRIDRDILRRREPGHFSYGGWCSGEGGGVALCSNPQEEPGRRGAIRPGAGSRRLKAMLSKMMSPRNFRRQQCR encoded by the exons ATGGTGATGCGGGCGCGGGCGATGGGGCTGAGCAGCATCCGGCGGGAGGTGCTGGTCTCCGCCGTCTTCACGGCGCTCCTCGTGGCCtccatcctcctcctcccctcgctCCTCCTCACGGGCAGCACCGGCGGCCCGGCCAGGAGGTGGCCGTTCCTGTCCCCGTCGACGGCTGCagccgaaggcgaggagcaggagcaggagcaggcgcGGTACCCCGTGAGGTTCGCGTACCTGATCTCGGCGTCGACGGGGGACGCGTCCCGCGCCGCGCGGCTGCTGGCGGCGCTGTACCACCCGGCCAACACCTACCTGGTGCACCTGGACCGGGAGGCCCCCGCGGAGGAGCACCGGCGGCTGGCGGAGCTGGTGTCCGGGCGCGGCGTGTACGCGCGCGCGGGCAACGTGTGGATCGTCGGCAGGCCCAACCTCGTCACCTACCGCGGCCCCACCATGCTGACCACCACGCTGCACGCCGTCGCCGTActgctccgcctccgccgccgctgggACTGGTTCATCAACCTCAGCGCCGCCGACTACCCGCTCGTCACCCAGGACG ATTTGATGGAGGCGTTCGCGGGGCTGCCCAGGGACCTCAACTTCATCCAGCACACGAGCCACCTGGGCTGGAAGAT AAAGAAGCGGGCGCGGCCGGTGATCCTGGACACGGCGCTGTACGAGGACGGGCGGGCGGAGCTCATCCGCCCGGTGAACATCACCACCAACCTCAGGAGGCTGCCCACGGCCTTCAAGCTCTACACAG GGTCGGCGTGGACGATGCTGTCGCGGTCGTTCGCGGAGTACGTGACGATGGGGTGGGACAACCTGCCGCGGACGCTGCTGCTGTACCACGCCAACATCATCTCGTCGCCGGAGTTCTACTTCCAGACGGTGGCGTGCAACTCGCGGCGGTTCCGCAACGCCACGGTGAACCACGACCTGCACTACATCCGGTGGGACACCCCGCCCAAGCAGCACCCGCTGTACCTCACCGCCAGGGACTACCGCCGGATGCTCCTCAGCGGGGCCGCCTTCGCGCGCAAGTTCAGGGAGGGCGACCCGGTGCTGGACCGGATCGACAGGGACATCCTGCGACGACGGGAACCCGGGCACTTCTCGTACGgcgggtggtgctccggcgaggGCGGCGGCGTCGCGCTCTGCTCCAACCCGCAGGAGGAGCCCGGCAGGCGCGGGGCCATCAGGCCCGGCGCCGGATCTAGGAGGCTCAAGGCGATGCTCAGCAAGATGATGTCGCCAAGGAATTTCAGGAGGCAGCAGTGTAGGTGA
- the LOC136525772 gene encoding large ribosomal subunit protein bL28c-like, translating into MATATLLSSSFAMPAAARRASSSSSASLGFATSQLAGLSLSAGAATPTAVALLPKRQQLQPIVARRVCPFTDKKTNRANKVSFSNHKTKKQQFVNLQYKKLWWEAGKRFVKLRLSTKALKTIEKHGLDAVARKAGIDLNKK; encoded by the exons ATGGCGACCGCCACGCTGCTGAGCTCCTCCTTCGCCATGCCCGCCGCCGCCCGTAgggcctcctcctcttcctccgccTCCTTGGGCTTCGCCACGTCGCAGCTCGCCGGCCTCTCCCTCTCCGCCGGCGCTGCAACTCCAACCGCCGTCGCCCTCCTCCCCAAGAGGCAGCAGCTCCAGCCCATCGTCGCGC GGCGTGTGTGCCCGTTCACGGACAAGAAGACGAACCGGGCCAACAAGGTGTCCTTCTCCAACCACAAGACGAAGAAGCAGCAGTTCGTGAACCTGCAGTACAAGAAGCTGTGGTGGGAGGCCGGCAAGCGCTTCGTCAAGCTGCGCCTCTCCACCAAGGCCCTCAAGACCATCGAGAAGCACGGTCTCGACGCCGTCGCGCGCAAGGCCGGCATCGACCTCAACAAGAAGTGA